One segment of Alnus glutinosa chromosome 2, dhAlnGlut1.1, whole genome shotgun sequence DNA contains the following:
- the LOC133859566 gene encoding putative RING-H2 finger protein ATL53 encodes MASNDVTTPVESFEIGPNDGSPLSEGELWVKFLAVNLEHPEEEEILRVRVQRSLLSCEQSAKSIIPLLLSCTNLPEQFHRCPEFIRTVSEYVCNSLPNETHQMYVYGHVVGDAIDPSKCAWSYCLSPEKFSCTDELVVLSRRWSEMQALEEVKLEEASECAICLQDLLVGVEASKLPCSHVYHVDCIVEWFDRSNQCPLCRSQVF; translated from the coding sequence ATGGCAAGCAACGACGTGACCACGCCGGTGGAATCCTTCGAGATAGGACCCAACGACGGTTCCCCGTTATCGGAGGGTGAGTTGTGGGTCAAGTTCCTTGCGGTGAATCTAGAGCACCCAGAAGAGGAAGAGATCCTCCGAGTCCGTGTGCAGCGCAGCCTGTTGTCATGCGAGCAATCCGCAAAATCCATAATACCACTGCTGCTTTCCTGCACGAACCTCCCGGAGCAATTTCACCGTTGTCCTGAATTCATCAGAACTGTATCGGAGTACGTTTGTAATTCATTGCCCAATGAGACGCACCAAATGTATGTCTACGGCCATGTGGTTGGAGATGCCATAGACCCAAGTAAGTGTGCCTGGTCTTACTGTTTGTCGCCGGAGAAATTCAGTTGCACTGACGAGCTGGTTGTGCTGTCACGCCGGTGGTCTGAAATGCAAGCGCTGGAGGAGGTCAAGCTCGAAGAAGCTTCGGAGTGTGCCATTTGCTTACAGGACCTTCTTGTTGGGGTTGAAGCTTCTAAGTTGCCATGCTCTCACGTCTACCATGTTGACTGCATTGTTGAGTGGTTTGATCGGAGTAACCAGTGTCCCTTGTGTCGTTCCCAAGTTTTCTAA
- the LOC133859569 gene encoding putative RING-H2 finger protein ATL53 — MASNDVTTPVESFEIGPNDGSPLSEGELWVKFLAVKLEHPEEEEILRVRVQRSLLSCEQSAKSIIPLLLSCTNLPEQFHRCPEFIRTVSEYVCNSLPNETHQMYVYGHVVGDAIDPSKCAWSYCLSPEKFSCTDELFVLSRRWSEMQALEEVKLEEASECAICLQDLLVGVEASKLPCSHVYHVDCIVEWFDRSNQCPLCRSQVF; from the coding sequence ATGGCAAGCAACGACGTGACCACGCCGGTGGAATCCTTCGAGATAGGACCCAACGACGGTTCCCCGTTATCGGAGGGTGAGTTGTGGGTCAAGTTCCTTGCGGTGAAACTAGAGCACCCAGAAGAGGAAGAGATCCTCCGAGTCCGTGTGCAGCGCAGCCTGTTGTCATGCGAGCAATCCGCAAAATCCATAATACCCCTGCTGCTTTCCTGCACGAACCTCCCGGAGCAATTTCACCGTTGTCCTGAATTCATCAGAACTGTATCGGAGTACGTTTGTAATTCATTGCCCAATGAGACGCACCAAATGTATGTCTACGGCCATGTGGTTGGAGATGCCATAGACCCAAGTAAGTGTGCCTGGTCTTACTGTTTGTCGCCGGAGAAATTCAGTTGCACTGACGAGCTGTTTGTGCTGTCACGCCGGTGGTCTGAAATGCAAGCGCTGGAGGAGGTCAAGCTCGAAGAAGCTTCGGAGTGTGCCATTTGCTTACAGGACCTTCTTGTTGGGGTTGAAGCTTCTAAGTTGCCATGCTCTCACGTCTACCATGTTGACTGCATTGTTGAGTGGTTTGATCGGAGTAACCAGTGTCCCTTGTGTCGTTCCCAAGTTTTCTAA